From Lepus europaeus isolate LE1 chromosome 3, mLepTim1.pri, whole genome shotgun sequence, a single genomic window includes:
- the PRL gene encoding prolactin isoform X1, giving the protein MDSKWSPRTAGSLLLLLVSNLLLCKSTASLPICPSGAVNCQVSLRDLFDRAVILSHHIHKLSSEMFNEFDKRYTQGRGFITKAINSCHTSSLSTPEDKEQAQQIHHEDLLNLVLRVLRSWNDPLYHLVTEVRGMQEAPDSILSKAIEIEEQNRRLLEGMEKIVGQVHPGIKENEVYSVWSGLPSLQMADEDARLFAFYNLLHCLRRDSHKIDNYLKLLKCRIIYDSNC; this is encoded by the exons ATGGACAGCAAGTGGTCACCGAGGACAG CAGGGTCACTCTTGCTGCTGCTGGTGTCCAACCTGCTGCTATGCAAGAGCACAGCCTCCCTGCCCATCTGTCCCAGCGGAGCCGTCAACTGCCAAGTGTCTCTCCGGGATCTGTTTGACCGTGCGGTCATCCTGTCTCACCACATCCACAAACTCTCCTCAGAGATGTTCAATGAATTT GATAAACGGTATACCCAGGGCAGAGGGTTCATCACCAAAGCCATCAACAGCTGCCACACTTCTTCCCTCTCTACACCAGAAGACAAGGAGCAAGCCCAACAGATCCAT CACGAAGACCTTCTGAACCTGGTCCTCCGAGTGCTGCGCTCCTGGAATGACCCACTGTACCACCTGGTCACAGAAGTGCGTGGCATGCAAGAAGCCCCTGATTCTATCCTATCTAAAGCCATAGAGATTGAGGAACAAAACAGGCGACTTCTTGAGGGCATGGAGAAAATAGTCGGCCAG GTTCATCCCGGAATCAAAGAGAATGAAGTCTACTCTGTCTGGTCAGGACTTCCCTCCCTGCAGATGGCTGATGAAGATGCCcgcctttttgctttttataatttGCTCCATTGCCTTCGCAGAGATTCACATAAGATAGACAACTATCTCAAGCTCCTGAAGTGCCGAATCATCTATGACAGCAATTGCTAA
- the PRL gene encoding prolactin isoform X2, producing MDSKWSPRTGSLLLLLVSNLLLCKSTASLPICPSGAVNCQVSLRDLFDRAVILSHHIHKLSSEMFNEFDKRYTQGRGFITKAINSCHTSSLSTPEDKEQAQQIHHEDLLNLVLRVLRSWNDPLYHLVTEVRGMQEAPDSILSKAIEIEEQNRRLLEGMEKIVGQVHPGIKENEVYSVWSGLPSLQMADEDARLFAFYNLLHCLRRDSHKIDNYLKLLKCRIIYDSNC from the exons ATGGACAGCAAGTGGTCACCGAGGACAG GGTCACTCTTGCTGCTGCTGGTGTCCAACCTGCTGCTATGCAAGAGCACAGCCTCCCTGCCCATCTGTCCCAGCGGAGCCGTCAACTGCCAAGTGTCTCTCCGGGATCTGTTTGACCGTGCGGTCATCCTGTCTCACCACATCCACAAACTCTCCTCAGAGATGTTCAATGAATTT GATAAACGGTATACCCAGGGCAGAGGGTTCATCACCAAAGCCATCAACAGCTGCCACACTTCTTCCCTCTCTACACCAGAAGACAAGGAGCAAGCCCAACAGATCCAT CACGAAGACCTTCTGAACCTGGTCCTCCGAGTGCTGCGCTCCTGGAATGACCCACTGTACCACCTGGTCACAGAAGTGCGTGGCATGCAAGAAGCCCCTGATTCTATCCTATCTAAAGCCATAGAGATTGAGGAACAAAACAGGCGACTTCTTGAGGGCATGGAGAAAATAGTCGGCCAG GTTCATCCCGGAATCAAAGAGAATGAAGTCTACTCTGTCTGGTCAGGACTTCCCTCCCTGCAGATGGCTGATGAAGATGCCcgcctttttgctttttataatttGCTCCATTGCCTTCGCAGAGATTCACATAAGATAGACAACTATCTCAAGCTCCTGAAGTGCCGAATCATCTATGACAGCAATTGCTAA